The Littorina saxatilis isolate snail1 linkage group LG1, US_GU_Lsax_2.0, whole genome shotgun sequence nucleotide sequence TGGACCACCCCCTCGTTACGTCCTTTTTACAATGGGCTAAACTTCACTTGTTCAATATTAATCTTGATTTTAATATCGGAAATAGACTATTCATACAAAATGTAAACATATTTTGGCAAAGTAAGAGAGACTTATCCAAAATGTTCTGTTCCGTCAGTATACTAAATTTCATCAAAAATAAAGCCAACTAGCTCTCACTCTGACGAAACCATCGAAACATACGAAATTGATTTCTAAGCACCAAGACAGCCACCTGACTCCTCTTACATCGAGACCCCCCATAGCTCCTATATTGGGTGTATGTATAGGAGCTTACATGCTAGGTACTCACATTGAGTCTTTTCTGTATAGTtcagattttttattttcatttttaatcGGTCGTACCTCGCGCACCAAAGAATCTATATCCATGAATATGTGCCACCCATCTAACTAACAGTTTTTCAACGTTTGCGATTGTGTTCCGATGGTGTTCTCCTCTCGTCGATAAGCACCCCAGCCATTACACCTGATTCCATAACCCGCTCATCAAATTCTGAGCCGCTGATGCACTTGGGTTGCTTGGAAGGCGaacagaggaggaggaggaagaggacaaagacgaggaggaagaggaggaagaagaggaagggGAGACTCCTGCAGACGCTGCATTGAGAGCAGCAGCCATGTTATCCGACGAGGGTGTGTTTCCAGAAACCCCGCCGGTAAGACTCCCAGCTAGACCTGAACTGCCAACAAGACCTCCTGATGTCAATCCAGAATTGCGTGGACCTGTATCCCCAGTGATGCCCGACGTTAAACCCCCAGATCCGCCCGAAGAACCAAGAAGGCTTCCACCCGCACCCGCGTTCGACCCGAACATGCTGAATGAGCCGAGACTCGGTGTCTGGAAGAGCTGGTTGAATCCTCTTGAGGGGAAGGAATTGAGGAGACTGTTGATGCTTGCCAGACCGTCAAACCCGCCCAGCAAAGATCTCAGGTTGCTGATCTCACCGGCTTGGTTCCGAGGTCGCACCGCCATCGTGTCGGACACGCATCGCCTGGTCTGAGGGTCGCATCGCATGTGGACTCCGCATTCGTTATCCGTCACGCAGTCTCCGGGAGGATCCTCGCAGCGGAACGTGTTCTTCGGGAAGAAGTCGTTGGCCCCGTCAATCTGTCTCAGCCTGCCCAATCGCATGGCTGCAAACGGGGAGTGGGCGGCGTCGCCGTACTCGGCGGGCCAATCGCGCATAGGGTTGAGGCCCCGCTCCTTCTGTCGCTGGCGGAACCATTCGTAGATGCAGTCGATGTAGGCGTGGTGGAACCAGAAGATAGGGTCGTAGGAGGCAGTTTCCACCTGCGGAGAAGGTAaacaactaaccaaccaaccaaccatccgaCGGCGGGAAATTTAGACCGAGTTATGGATAaataaagttgttgttgttcgttatttgtgtatttgtctgCATAGCTAGTAATAACAAGAACAACACTTTTCTTCTGTTAAAATCTGTAATTCAAGTTTTGGAACTAACAAATAACATCATCTCGTAGCATAGGGAATAATCAGATTTTCACACGCAGGGGAGTATTTGAAGTAAAACTGCCGCAGGTGGGTGCGACTTGAAAATCTACatgtcacagagagagagagagagagagagagagagagagagagagagagagagagagagagagagagagagagagagagagaggggggaaggagggagggagggagggagggagggagagggttagagagagaaacacacacacacacacacacacacacacacacacacacacacacacacacacagcatgccTGCGGATGGGAAGACAcgcagaaagacagaaaggtaGGCAGACAATGACGGTAAGACAAAAATACATTTCACATTTACCGAAGAATCACCTACCTGCCCCATAAGACCCCCCACAAAGGTGTGCACGTAGTTGTGCTTCTCTTCTACGTTGCTATCGACGTTTCCTCCAGGAAACGAGATTTCTCCCAGCGTGTTCCGGTCTAGTATCTGCCGGATATCCTGTCATGCATATCACCAACAACCACGTTTAGCACTTGTTGATACAATAAAGACAAACATATAACTATTTTGTCCAGAGAGTTCCCTTAGCAACGGACTGGGGGTTAAGTAAGTAACTAACTAACAActggactgactgactggctgactataactaactaactaactaactagataactgagcaaacaaacaaactagcaAATCTAATTGCTAATCAGTGATCTCTTCCGTATTTGAGAATCAAGAACAAACGATCAAAGTAATAACACTGAACGGAAGAACGAAAAACAAACAATCCAACAATGAACAACGAGGGAACAAGCAAACAGGTAACATTCAATGTCAGTGTCCTAAAATTAACTTGGTCAATAGTTCCAACAATCAATCAACCGAATAAACTATATacacaaccaaaaaacaaaccaacCGATCAACCACGTAGCCTACCTCTTGTGTAAAAGGACGACCAATTGTTCCTCCGTTGCGAATGAGCGGGCCAAGGGGAGTAAGCCAACGTGCGGGAAAACCAGTGACAACAGTTTCCTGGTTGTTGCCAAAGAAACTGGAGGTCCATGACACGGAGGCCGTCATCTCATTGGCCGGTTCCAGGGTCGAATCCCAGTAGCACATAGATATGGTGGGATCGTACATTCGTAGGAGCTTTTCGAATCTGGACAAaaagcaaacaagtcgcgtaaggcgaaaatacaacatttagtcaagtagctgtcgaactcacagaatgaaactgaacgcaatgcaatgtttcagcaagaccgtagcatcgtcagtccaccgctcatggcgaaggcagtgaaattgacaagaagagcggggtagtagttgcgctgagaaggatagcacgcttttctgtacctctcttcgttttaactttctgagcgtgttttgaatccaaacatatcatatctatatgtttttggaatcaggaaccgacaagtaataagatgaaagtgtttttaaattgatttcgaaaaaaacattttgataataatttttatatatttaattttcagagcttgtttttaatccaaatataacatatgtatatgtttttggaatcagcaaatgatggagaataagatgaacgtaaatttggatagttttataaaaaaaaattttttttacaattttcagatttttaatgaccaaagtcatcaattaaattttaagccaccaagctgaaatgcaataccgaagtccgggcttcgtcgaacattacttgaccaaaatttcaaccaatttggttaaaaaatgagggcgtgacagtgccgcctcaactttcacgaaaagccggatatgacgtcatcaaagacatttatcaaaaaaatgaaaaaaacgtatggggatatcatacccaggaactctcatgtcaaatttcataaagatcggtccagtagtttggtctgaatcgctctacacgcacgcacacacacacacacacacacacacacacacacacatacaccacgaccctcgtctcgattcccccctcgatgttaaaacatttagtcataacttgactaaatgtaaaaactacgGTTTTGAAAAGTCAAAAGACAGCattaacagaaaaacaaacagcgAGTCAGTGAGCTGAAACTTGACAGACAGTGGAAAACTACTCGGCCAAACAGAGAGCCAGTGAGGCAGCAAGTCTGTCAGTCAACCAGTCCGTCAGTCGACTACTCAGTAACTTGATAGTGGACAACTACTCGCCCAGTCCGACTGCCAGTGAGGCAGCAAGTCTGTCAGTCAACCAGTCCGTCAGTCGACTACTCAGTAACTTGATAGTGGACAACTACTCGCCCAGTCCGACTGCTAGTGAGGCAGCAAGTCTGTCAGTCAACCAGTCCGTCAGTCGACAGACTACTCTGCCAGACAGTGGAAAACCACTCTGCCAGTCACCCAGTGGATCAGTCACTGAGCCAATCATGCAGTGTGTGCAAacacgatcatacacgtaataaaccactcgtgcaaaaacatgagtgaacgtgggagtttcagcccatgaacgacgaagaagaaaaagaaggtcATCCACTCAGCCAGTCATGCAGTGTGTGTTGTATAGATCTGCGTGTGACTCCATTGACTCACAGAAAGACGAGGACGCGGTGGAAGGGCAGAAAACCCGCGCCCTGATGAGCACCTGCATTGACATCAGGATGGGCGTGAATGTAAGCAAAGGCGTCGTACACATTGGGTCGTATTCTCTGCAACACAAAGCACAAGGAGAATTATGCTACTTACCCGTCAACCTCAACAAAGTCACAAACACAAattatgaaataaaataaaacgcgTGGCAACAGTATCAGCAAAACGAATAAATCTCTCGCCTCGAATTTTAGCGTTCAaggtttgttttagtttttttagttgtagttttttgttttttgttgttgaggggGGTGTATTTCAGTTGCAAACGGGCATAATGTAAGAAATACGCTTCTCTCCAGGACTATGGCAACTAATGCAGATGGTATGGGAACATTCTAATGTGGTGGGACTGGAGATTTTGGTTCCAACCGGTGAACAATCTCAATTACAAATGACGCGTTTGACTACATAAGGAACATAAATTGCAGTCAAAGACTGTACTAAGTAGTGTAAAGGCTGATCTCAGTACGACAAAGCCATTGGGAACTTTCCTTTAAAACCATATGTTTGCACAATTACGGATTCTGGAGGTTACAGTGGACGAGCAATTACGGCATTGTGCATTGTAATCTCTCTCAGTAAATTTGACGAACCACTGGATTTTTCTCCTGCTTTGACTTGTttcagataagataagaaaagaaagctttaatgtccatttttattttacataaacatggaaATTGTTCTTTTGGCATcacatcgcatttctaataacacaaacacacgatcaaaAAGCATAATAGAATACACTACCAAGATCAACTTATTACATAAGCATTTAAACACTTAATTATTTCAGTTCGGATGATCATCTTGCATAATGCTACACTTGCTAAACATATTACATCCACAGGCAGTCATCATAATGGTTTTGTCAGGGCGTATCGCGTTGTCGCCCATGGTCATTTTTCGTCACAAATGTGGGTTACTTCGCTCCTTGTTCGTATCATGCACGCATGTTATAACAAAATCTGTCCATAAAAAAGCTTCCATACGTAGTAGAATGTAGCTGTTATTGCGACCTTTTATTTGATAATTGCTCCATTTGAAGTTGTCAAAATCAAAAATTTGTTTCAGTACGCCCTTATTTTACAGCAAAGGGCGATAACCGTCGTCTGGCACAGCCAAGGGGAGATATTTCTCAAATCGAACATGGTCTTCAGATAGGGCACATAATAACCTTCATATTGATGTATCATTTGCCGTGACTTTGCTTGTAAGGAACATATACAACTTCTTTGAAATCAGAGTCAAAATTCTCAATAATTTGTATGGAGAGATTGCAATACTTACATTCATGTCCTTACAGTATCTTTCTTAATTGTATTGCTGACTCCTAAATCGGCAGAGTTATGATACCGATATATGCCTCCCTGGGCTGGATGTAAGTGGGGTAGGTGTCCTTGATTCCGgaagctcccccccccctccccccttaccCGACAGACGGATGTACCTTTTTATCTCAAGGAAAGACCCAGTAGCACTTTCAAAATGTACAAATTTCAACACCGTCTGGGGAGCGCGCCCCATAGACAGTCCCATCACCTGCCTGGCCGGCCAGCCCTTGCCTCTCAAGCACTAGTAGAATAGGTCCAACTCTACCTCCTGTCCCATCCCGACCAACCCCCGGGCAAGCAACTGTGAATCGCTTAGCACTGTTCATGACCCCAAGTTCATACAGAAGCTTTTTGAATGAGGCCCACCtacccccctacccccatcccctctCACCCCATCCCCCCAGCCACCCTCCGGACAACCAACTGGTAATTGCTCAGCACTGTTGATGACCAGCAAAGCTTACCAGCTGAGCAGTAGCTTTATGAATGAGGccctcctaccccccccccccctcaatcaTCGTTAACCGATTCCTAATACACGTTCACTTACTGTGTCTCGTTTCGCTCGGTTGATGACCCCAGTGATGCGTTCAAACTCAGTGGTGTTAAGCATGCGGCATTCTCGCCTGACCGCCATGGGGCCGAGCGGTCTGCGGATGAGGATATTGATCAGTCGTAAAGAGTCTCGAACGTTGGGAGTTGTCAGGCCCCCGGGCGATTGGGGGTCCACGCAAGGAGGGACCGGCCAGATGACCAGtatccccaccaccaccacgagcCGTGACGTCACCCACCACCACCCAGCCATGTCTGGGCACAGTGATTACCGCACCTGTAAATCAGAAGTGATTTTGTTAAGTGTTGGTTCTGCGACAAAATGAAATTGGACAGTTACAATGATGACCGCTCGCTGACGGGCGTGTGACAGCGTCAGTGCACAATCACATACAGTCCACAGCACACACTCTAATAGGCAGAGActcatgttcacacacacacacacacacacacacacacacacacacacacacacacacacacacacacatacagatactcgcacacatacacacatacacacacatagtcaagtcaaacagtttatttaccaaatgcaaagcacaggattttgttatggtgtatgcatccaaacttcacactccttccacacgcatattatatcatctatatctatatatatatacgactagtgtctgtgtgtctgtgtgtgtgtctgtctgtgcgcgatgcacggccaaagttctcgatggatctgcttcaaatttggtgggcttattcagagagaccccggacacaacctcatcgatgagatatttcaacacgtgctctcagcgcgcagcgctgaagcgattttggttccacctcagctattttggttccacctcagctacccgggcccccataccgacacaccatagccgctacaccacatcacaacgccaaagttctcggtggatctttttcaaatttggacaccgtattcagctacaccccggacacaatatcatcgatgagatatttcaacacgtgctctcagcgcgcagcgctgaactgatttgggtttttgtgttcatttcaccattataagtaactcttccttatcttctccagtgtttggcgtttatctcccttccttcgtgtggctttcccgtttgtaacttactattactatttttagaatgtcactgcgctgtccactgcgctgtccacaacgcttcccttgcacccgtaagttgttcttactgtcaaagtgaaaaggtcgaatcaatttatagccacgcgaaaaatacactctcacctatctctatatatttatagatacagatatgcatatatatatatacggcttctctgtgtgtgtgtgtgtttgtgtgtgtgtgtgggcaaaaacctgtgtattgtagagttctgtttgtgatgtggtctagcggcttttgtctgtccttccaactggcgccctatatctctgacctcccatctgagcaaaatctatgaaagaatactaaaatccagactagaagatgaaatggaaagaaaaaaggtaatacccctgtgccaagccggtttccgtcgaggcaggggtgtctcggatcacattgtaaaactgtcctccaaaattaagaaagctctctcacgcaagaagtctctctttgctgtcttttttgacatcaaaaaagcctacgatacagtatggcaccaacgattgttgttcaaattgaagcaattaggcatcagtggtaatatgtttcaatacataaaaagctttctactgaacagatcctttcaaactgattataaaggtgccaaatcatccactcgcaaagttgacatgggagtgccacagggctcagtaatagcaccactgctttttagcattatgctgcatgacatatcgacaattaaaacacatggagccgaactgacgctttatgcggatgatattgctctatgcaaagagtatcaaaacaaaacctataaaacagaacacaaattctctaaagagtggcaaacagctatagataacattgcgaactatatgcgggagaatggcttcactctctctgccgagaaaactgtattcgttgtctttacaaaccgaaaactggaagatcgagaaaagatacagttctcactagataaatctgttgtctcacccagtcagcaggtgaaatatctgggcgtacttttcacctcaaatggactatggactgctcacttaaagtatcttttaagcaaagcaaataagaccatcaaccttcttaaaatactggctgcccaaccatgggcaaagtgcccagttattctaacaaacatcaccagagctcttataagatcaagactatcatatggacaggaggcctacttctcgtcggctcgaaaatggcttgataagctacagtcagcggaatgtcgtgcccttcggcttgccctcggacacccaaggcattcaaagcaggccattgtataccaccaagcaggattcctccctcttgacatgtggcggcgtaagtgctgcgcagattacaatgttcgagccaacacagtgcaaaactcaacaaaagaggagctacaaccgcattacaatcatgtccaaaacaaaaaggcccactttggcactactttctcctcactggctcaattcaatgcttcactctttagtgaaatcagtgtcgacccaaa carries:
- the LOC138963908 gene encoding tyrosinase-like protein; translation: MAGWWWVTSRLVVVVGILVIWPVPPCVDPQSPGGLTTPNVRDSLRLINILIRRPLGPMAVRRECRMLNTTEFERITGVINRAKRDTRIRPNVYDAFAYIHAHPDVNAGAHQGAGFLPFHRVLVFLFEKLLRMYDPTISMCYWDSTLEPANEMTASVSWTSSFFGNNQETVVTGFPARWLTPLGPLIRNGGTIGRPFTQEDIRQILDRNTLGEISFPGGNVDSNVEEKHNYVHTFVGGLMGQVETASYDPIFWFHHAYIDCIYEWFRQRQKERGLNPMRDWPAEYGDAAHSPFAAMRLGRLRQIDGANDFFPKNTFRCEDPPGDCVTDNECGVHMRCDPQTRRCVSDTMAVRPRNQAGEISNLRSLLGGFDGLASINSLLNSFPSRGFNQLFQTPSLGSFSMFGSNAGAGGSLLGSSGGSGGLTSGITGDTGPRNSGLTSGGLVGSSGLAGSLTGGVSGNTPSSDNMAAALNAASAGVSPSSSSSSSSSSLSSSSSSSVRLPSNPSASAAQNLMSGLWNQV